Proteins co-encoded in one Prevotella sp. E13-27 genomic window:
- a CDS encoding DUF6371 domain-containing protein, with product MKYDDLNLKRIREVPIFDVCSKLGISLYGMGKFTKRATCWYHDDKHPSMHVNKTKNIYKCFVCGKGGDVIKLVQDYDNKSFIEACDWLVNEFQVVLIEDKPSVQSAKSVVEKKEISAVSAISAGPKQSVVPLSPDLVTRSLSLDSQFCKSAVSAGYLSQTQLSSAANRYRLGCSKEGGVIFWEIDDQQRVHTGKIMYYLSDCHRDKEHKPTWVHHLMKDKLPANYELQHCLFGLHLISDISAISAGPQKIAIVESEKSAVILSEKFPDFLWLSCGGLQSFKPQLLEPLVNHKVIIFPDTDPQGEAFRMWTQVALEAQRLYNFRYPLRVSPLLESQASYDQKQRKIDLVDFLYETQG from the coding sequence ATGAAGTACGATGATTTAAATCTTAAAAGAATCCGCGAGGTACCCATCTTCGATGTCTGCTCCAAGCTAGGCATCTCGCTCTATGGCATGGGCAAGTTCACGAAGCGCGCCACATGCTGGTACCACGACGATAAGCATCCCTCGATGCACGTCAACAAGACGAAGAACATCTATAAGTGCTTTGTCTGTGGCAAAGGTGGCGATGTCATCAAGCTGGTGCAGGACTACGACAACAAATCCTTCATCGAAGCCTGCGACTGGCTCGTCAACGAGTTCCAAGTCGTCCTGATAGAGGATAAGCCATCCGTTCAATCCGCTAAATCCGTGGTCGAGAAAAAAGAAATTTCTGCGGTTTCTGCGATTTCTGCGGGACCTAAGCAATCCGTGGTTCCTTTATCCCCTGACCTCGTTACAAGGTCCTTGTCCTTGGATTCCCAGTTCTGTAAATCCGCTGTCTCTGCGGGCTACCTCTCTCAGACCCAGCTGTCATCTGCTGCTAACCGCTACCGTCTCGGCTGCTCCAAGGAAGGCGGCGTTATCTTCTGGGAGATCGACGACCAGCAGCGCGTCCATACCGGCAAGATCATGTACTACCTCTCCGACTGTCACCGCGACAAGGAGCACAAACCCACGTGGGTACACCACCTAATGAAAGATAAGCTCCCCGCCAACTACGAACTCCAGCACTGCCTCTTCGGCCTGCACTTGATTTCTGATATTTCCGCTATTTCTGCGGGACCACAGAAAATTGCTATCGTGGAGTCCGAGAAATCCGCGGTAATCCTCTCCGAGAAATTCCCGGATTTCCTCTGGCTCTCCTGCGGTGGCCTCCAGTCCTTCAAGCCCCAGCTCCTGGAGCCGCTGGTGAATCACAAAGTCATCATCTTCCCCGATACCGACCCGCAAGGCGAAGCCTTCCGCATGTGGACTCAGGTCGCCCTCGAAGCCCAGCGCCTCTACAACTTCCGCTATCCCCTCCGCGTCTCTCCCCTCTTGGAATCCCAAGCTTCCTACGACCAGAAACAGCGCAAGATCGACCTCGTCGACTTCTTGTATGAGACACAAGGGTAA